One Canis lupus baileyi chromosome 1, mCanLup2.hap1, whole genome shotgun sequence genomic window, ACAAGTTGGCTTCTagggaacagcaggcagatgATTTTGACtaatgtaaaatatttgcaaatagggCTGCCTATAGATGTTATTCAGCGCCTTGATTGCTAAGATGGAGAGTTTGGGCTTTTCTTACAGGCAAATTATTTTACTGATCACATTTTAATGGtttggaaataatatatttgcTTCAGTTCTCTATTGTAATTGATTACTTTGTTGTGGAGTTTTTTTAATGTGTACTTTATAAATTTAAAGATgccaaataaaaatgattttcttcatttcttatggAAGGTCTTCAATGAATTCAAAAGGTAATTCCACCTAGGGGCACTACATACTGGAGAAGGTATGGTAAGGACTTTAGATCAGGTACACTGGGTTGGAAGCCAGTTTTGCAGTGTGACCATATGCAACATTGGATAGGCTACCTAACCTAAGCCTCAAGGACAACACAGTACCAGCGCCATAGATGTGTTATAAAGTGTAAATGTTTAGGTGATGAAAATCTGATACCTAGTTTTAATAAGGTATAGCAGTGTGTAAATCATTCTATTTTAAGACCTGTGCACTCTCACTAAATATTAACCATGCTCTATTTCTCTTTAACATAGCTATTAAATACAGCTGTTAACACAGCTGTACATTACTATAATGTATGCATAGATTATTTATACAGATTCACAGTCTTCCATAATCGTAAACCCCAAAAAGTTCAGAAAAGTATGTTTATAATCTATCCTACCGagtgtatttttatgtttgtcaCAGATCAGATTATTCTAATGTTCCTCCAGACCCCTTAGGATGTTAGGTAATCCTTGGTATAATATCTTTATATAagtctgaaaatttttaaaatactttatgatACTACAGGTTTTAGATAATGGGGTAGTGGACTTGTAGAGAAGTCAGCAGctgtttgtaatatttttaaacgTTTATGTTTCAAAGGTATGTAATTCATAAAGTTTCAGTAACCTTTACATAATGTTTTCCATACAAAATATGAGGGAAATATTCATTtatcttatgacccagcaattctacccATAGGTGTGTATTCAAGAACTGAGGGGAAAAAACTATATTCACAAAAAGACCTTGTGTAAGAATTTTCACAGTGGttttattcacaatatccaaaaACATCCCAATGACCATAGcataagaatggataaataaatgaaacactaCTCAGCTGTCAAAACAAGTGAACTACTGACACATGCAACAGTATGGGAGAGTTTCGTATTATAATGCTGAGGGAAAGAAGCTGGGCACACAGAGTATATATACTCTGTGATTccattatatgaaattctagaataggcaaaacGAGTGATAAAAATCAGAtcgggggcagagggtggggaggaccTTGAGTGAGAAGAGGCAAAATGGAACTTTCCGAGTTGATAAAACTGTCCTGGGCCTTGATGTGCGTTCATCAAAACTGATTGAGTGTTGCATTTAAGATCCCAGGATTTCActgcatataaattatatcttggtttttaaaatacagagcAAATACTTAAGAAAAGAGAAGTTATAAAGTTCTAGATGACCACTTTGATTCAGCATTATAAAATACCCATTTGTGACCTGAGGTTCGGTTAAGAACAGCTTCTTTTGTTACAGAAGGAAAAGTCAGCTTTCCATCTCTCTAGAAGTGTTTGTCCCTGGGCCAGCTTCTACAAAAAGGCCTTTTGAAATGTCTAGAATTGAGATGTATAATTTCAGGATGCCATATTTGATCAGCTTTTCTCTTTGAGAGAAGAGGAAACATCAAATAAACTCCTAATATGAAGCCTCGCTGGTAGAAGCTCTAGGGCCTTTGGACTGTAGAAGAAACTTAGAAATTATCTAAGAAACCAGCAGATTATCTTATCTGAAGTTAAATTGAGAGAGATGGCATATACCTTCAGCATTCAGGCAGGTATATAATGTCAAGTTTCATTgacagaaacaggaaaagaaggtTGAATAAACCACTTCTGTGTTAGAATAATTCTATATGAACTCTGTAAACTCTTGAGACACAGACAGCATCATGCTCTGTGAGTACAGAATGGTGGGTGAGGTGGGGAAAGTGCTGAAGATGCCAGAGTGAAGCTTATTCTGGATGAGACCGCCAGGTTTTAATTCCAGCTTTGCCAGCTCAATTCTGTGCTAGGAGGTGTTAGTGTGGCCTGCCATAATGTGATGTAATCCAGTGTGCATACTGTAGTTCATAATTTGTGAATCCCCGTGCCCTCCAGCAATGGCATTGTGGCATActccgctgctgctgctgctgctgctgctgcgtgAAAGCTGTGCTGCCCTGGGTTTTATTCTGCCCTTGGGCAGGGTAGGGGGAGGTCGCTGCTGATGACACCACACCTCTTTTTCAAAATCCTGCACCCTGTTAAAGGCACACATACATTCATGAACCCTGATGTGCGCATATGTATTTCTTCCATCATCTTTTTCTTTGGCTCTCTCCTGGGTTTAACACTGCATCCCTAGCTAAAGAGTGTGGTTATATTGTTATCCAAAAGGAATAGTCGGGTAAAACGCGCTCCATCCAGTACTTCTTCCCTCTACAGCATGTCCCATCACTTCTTCCATCTTTATTTCTAACTCTTACTTGATGACGTTTTCAAACATGTACCACTGTTTTACTGTTGAAAGTGACTGAAGGTAGACCTATTGCTTTTTCTTTAGAGTATAATTTATAGACTTCTGGTATTCTGTTATTATATATAGATTTAAGTTTGGAATGACTTGATGAGTTTTTAGTATCACTAGTTTTCAGGGAACAAGTTTAAGGAGTTTGGGTTAGGTGTAATGGGTTGCTAATGTGTCCCTTTTGTTGCTGatgcttatttttatcattaactaGTAATTGCTACAGCTTTCAAAGAAATTCTACTCACTTTATTCTCTGTCATCTTTGCACAAATTCATAGGGGTCAAGGAATACAATTCCATAAGCATTCAGGtatcttctctgttttctcctaCAACATGGGTTTTTGAAAAGTTGGCAGTGTGACACCTTACACTTTGTCTTCGTGGTGTTTTGACTCATCTTTTAATTCTCTACTGAGAATTTAGTTTAATAAAACCCAATTTAGCAGTTGTGTTTAACTATAAATTATAGTGCCCTTTTTGTTGGTGTAGTACCAAAGACAGAGTTTTGTGTATCATTAACAGTTGCGGTagaaaggaaggacagagaagCTTGTCATCTGATCCTGCTCCTTTCTGAATCAGGCCAGAAAAAAAGTGTCATTGggttactttgtttttaaatattaagtactGAGGATTAGATAATGCATAAAATAAGTTAGTAGCACATAATTCGATTTCTACAGCCATCTTCAGGCATGAACCTTGGTAAGATGGACCATTATCTACTACTTTCTTTTGCTGTAGCTGATGCTTATCCTCTAGGATTTAGAGATTTAAGGTTTGTAGATAAAGTTAAGGATTTTTCTTAACAATGATTTAAAAGTCCTAGCAAAGATAACTTTTGGGACAGGGTGAATGGGAATATAagcaattataaataagaaatagacTATTCTCAAGGAGCTTACTTTGGTAGTGTTAGTATACATGAAACTATAAATCAAGGTAGAAACAGTATAATCTAAGGATGGACCTTCGAGAAGGTAGCATTTAGATTGGAGTTTGCAGAGATTAGGTAGGATTTAGAAAGAGGGTAGAATGGAGTGCAGAGGAGCATTCAAGATGGAGGGGTGGATAGGAATATGCACAGAGATGCGTAACAGGGAGTGGTTTGATTTGATTTATAGCATAAGATATGTGTAAAACATAACAGAAGATTAATTGCTTTAACTTGAGAAGATAATTTGGGCCCAGATTCACAGATAGCTTAAatggtttatatttttagataGTAAGAAACTGTGAAGGGTTTTAAGACATGAAAATCTGAaggaacattaagaaaaaaagttatgttttatACAATTAATCTTGTCATTGTACAGATTGGAGAACAGATACTATTAACATAATATTGTAGTAGTTTTGGTAATACACCAATAATGACTAGAAGAAGAGTGATGTGACAACAGTAAATGGAAAGGGTAGAGCAAATCCAAGGTAAATGGAATGGTCAGAGACAATCCAGGTTTTTTAAGCCTGTCACCGTTGCATAGTTATTAAGAGCTTTCACTTTTGAATGCCTTGTGGCTTGGACAGTGGTAATACTACCATTCTACCATTCTAACTTGGCCCTAAAGGTAGATTTGCTTTAGAATGGTAGTATTTACTAACTGAGGAAGGGAGGAATGTTGGCATAAAAGAGcagaataaatattcaaattttagaaattcttatgattataattttattaaattttccattttggaaaattaaacagaattctCACATATGAATACCACCATCAtgttatatgtttaaaataccaGTTTGGTGGCAGAGTGAGGGAGGTTGCTTGGTTTTTTGTGggttgttcccccccccccccctttaatgATCACATTGAGTTTTTGAATCTTCTACAAAATGATAGATCCTAAAGAGAATAAATGTACTGTATTTAATCTTAACtaatatttattccatttagcaCAGCTTTTGGGGGAACTTTAATAAATCAGTGTAGTTTACATAAAAAATTTCCAAACAGAAATGTAGCTAGTGGCTACATGTTGAGAGAGTATCCTTTGTATCAGTACGTCAGCACCTTTTGGTTCCCtaatctttccttcctcctccccccacaatTGAAGCAGGTGGCTATAGTCCCATAATCCCTATTTTAAGGCTGGTGAGTACATATGGCTGTGATGTGTACAGACCATCTTAAGTGCTTACTACTACTCTTGTGTTTTCCatgtataggcagagggagaagacagccTGAAGAAGATGCAGCTGATGGAGCTTGCAATTCTGAATGGCACCTACAGAGATGCCAACATTAAATCACGTAAGAATGAGACTGAGGTCCATGGTTACAGCTGAATCAATTATTTTGTCCACAAACCTTTTCTCCTGTTGGCAGTGCAGCACACGAGCTTCACACTATGTGAAGAGTCGAAATAATTATCACTTAATAAGGGACTCACAGTCCCATTTTTACTGCTTTCATGAATTGGGGACAGTCTCCTTTATTTGATGCCAGCATGTCTAAGTTTGGAGtttataaacttttattatttcaatgaTATTTCAACTTCTAAATTTAAAAGTTTCGGGAAATTTCCTATTCTTTTAACTACAGATTTAAGGCTTCGAGCTTATTGTTATATTtatgcaaaagagaaaataatttttagacttttttttttaaaagctgatttgGAATGTATATGAAAGCAGTGACCCTTTTGTCGAATTCTGTCCTCTCACCATGCTTGCTAATGTTCCCCTCCGGtatttttctctgttgattttgTATATGAGCTGAATTCACAGAGAGCAGTAGATGATACTGTTTTAATCCCATTTTTCCTTTAGATATATCTGTGGACGCTTCCTAAACTTGAAGAggattgctttttttattttttgaggcagTTGAAGGTTTACAGTTCTTTTAATGAACgtaattatttaaattactagttttttgttttgttttgtttttttaagaactagaattttttttttaagattttatttatttattcatgagagacacagagagagagagaggcagagacataggcagagggagaagcaggctccatgcagggagcgcaatgtgggactccatcccgggcctccaggatcatgccctgagccgaaggcagacgcttaaccgctaagccacccaggcgtcccaagaaataGAATAGGTGTCCAAAATAGAGGCAATTTACTAGATTCAGAAGTGGTTACTTTACAAATATTTggctttaatttattcatgagaatgagTATATCATTAATAGTCTTATGCTTAGGAATGGgacattttttatattgttttttgtaTGAAGTTCATACAGATGCAagaagtttatataaataaaactagtCGTTGGCTAACTTAATACagtaaaaattattcttttttttcatttgaaacttaagtttttctttagaaatatacCAAAGCTGTATTTCTATGGACTCCCAATTCCaaaattttttaacttcttttaatgCGAGTATTTCCATGTGCTTTTGCATGTACCTTTAGTCTCAGGAGATCTTAAAAACACAGATATATCAAATACATGAACTAAATATAACCTATTTtaatggtctcattctttttttttttttttttacagtggctTGTTAATTTTTGCACATTTATTCTTAATCACACTGGGAAAGGGGAAGCTGTTTGCATTTGATCAGTGTGCTTTGGCATTTTGTGTGATCAGCGCATGTACtaatgatttccttttatttttcttctttcctgcttctcctttctttttcctacttccctctcattttccatattttatactGCTGTCTCTACACTTCTCCTACATTTCTTTGCTTACTGTAGCAGCCCTTGCCTTTTCTCTTGCAGCAACAGCCCAGGCTGCTCCAAGGATTATCACTGGGCCTGCGCCTGTTCTCCCACCAGCTGCCCTGCGTACTCCTACGCCAGCTGGCCCTACCATAATGCCTTTGATCAGACAAATACAGACCGCTGTCATGCCAAACGGAACTCCTCACCCGACTGCTGCAATAGTTCCTCCGGGGCCCGAAGCTGGTTTGATCTACACACCCTATGAGTACCCCTACACGTTGGCACCAGCGACATCCATCCTTGAGTATCCTATTGAACCTAGTGGTGTATTAGGTAAGTTGTTCTCCCTGTGTGGCTGGcagtttatttcttcatgacttCTGTGCTTCAGACTTTGAAATGATTATATCCGTTTTGGAGAGGCAAGACAAGTTTCCATTAGGAAGACAGAAGCCtaaagtttgttttatttcagcCTCTCTTAATGGCTCCCTTTTTAAAGAATTGCACCTTAGGTGTGCTCAGATTCTCTTTGGTAACTCAGATTCACTTTGAGTAAATCAGCTATGAACACTTAAACGGAAAGTACTTTTCACTTTTGACATCACTGAGGTCGTTCTGAGTTTGGCCTATCCCCTCCATTTGCTCCACTGCCCACAGTTAGATTCCTTTCGTCTCAGGGAATTAGTTGGTTGtcatctaaattttaaatttctgtgtggAAATATTTTGAGATCTTTTTTATAACTGCTGTTATTGTCTGTGTGTTTTCTAATATTTGTGATCACGTAAATATGAAAGAGACCAGGTAAATTAGTTGGATTCTTCAGCTTCTCAGTTTTTCTCTCTTGAAGTTATTAGTTAATGtcaaacataaaagaaattcCTAATTTCAGTAGTACAGTATGGAATTGATAAGTAAATACCAAGTCACTGTTTTAGAATCACCTTTGAGGCAAAAATTAAGATCATAGTATGAACGCTTGGTTTTACATGAACAAAAAGTGGTGTGCTTGAAAAAGACATTACTGATGCCTTTTTTTTATAGAGTGGATTGAAATGCCAGTCATGCCTGATATTTCAGCCCATTGACTTGCTGGATGAAGGACTAGAATACAGCAGCTGTTATAACACGACCAGTCAATGTGGGACAAACTGTTTCCGTGCTGCCCCTTTGTTTTACCAGACAGAATatgaatactttttttccttgaattgTATATGACCTTGGTGCTGCATGCATGCTGTTGACTCTTAGGACTTTgatcttttaaggttttttttttccagcattaaTACTGATCTATAAAAATTTGAAAGTCTTTAATGAACCCGGACACTAAGATTTAAACTTGAAAATTCATTGTTCAATTAAAGAAAGCCACAATGCTCTGTATgttatctgtgtgtgtgcatgcactcaGGTGCCTTTTGTTTCATGagcaaatacattttattgtacATGTTTTCCGTTTTATCTCTAAATCATTGTATAAAGTATCATAAGTCAGAATTTATAGAATTGTTTATGAGAAGCTTGTTTCTGTTGCACATTTcttgaagcatttttaaaataacctgtaACCTGTAACCTGTTTACGTCTTCCTTTCTGTTAACGCTCTGTCTTGTGGCCCCATGCCTGCTCCTTTCCCCAGAGCTCCTCTCTGCTGCACGCACAGCGTCTGTTCGAGGAGTTGGTTGCTTCCTGCAGGGCTGGCACTCTTAGCCACCAGCTGCTGTTCCAGCACTCTCAATGCAAGATCTCGCTGATTTTGCCTCGTGGAATTCTACTTGTATAAGATTAgtttatctaaaatgaaaaaaggggTGATGGACCAGTTTACTGCTTAGAAACAGCAAGAGGCACTGCAGTTTCTCATTTTAAGCaatgtgttttttgttgtgttgggaaatttttatttgtaataattatTAGACTgacaaattaaaagcaaaatatatacagataccTAATTGGCattcataaaatgaataataGTACTAAATGATCAAAATCCATTATCAATCCTGTTTCTCGCTTTGCCACCTAAGCAGTAAAACGTGACATTGAGCACTTagagaactgaaaaaaattatttcaaattcctAAGTTATAATAAATTTGCACACAGATAACATGCATGATATATATCAAGTCTCacatcatattattttaaaataagcagtGCCCTTCAAAACAGATGCAGACATGTGTGTTGGTGGTAGTGAGGAGATTGGTATTAGCATCAAATCTTCATTGATGACTAATTTTTAATTCCCTTCCTTTTATCTTTAGGTATGGCTTTCCCAACGAAAGGCTAAGAATTCAAGAACGGTCTTAACTGAACCCTCATCAGATCTGAATTTAACAAATGCTTAGTCTCAGCAGcctccgggggtggggtgggggggaaagctTAGCCTAGCAGTCAGTGACTTACTTGCACTTTTTGCACACTGATAGAAAGTAAAAGTATGTTATTAATTTGGTTTAGTCTGTAATCTTACAAAGTAACGGTAATTTATAAAGGAGTGTATAGTAGTATACTGACTGCTAAGTGTACTATACTGTTTGCTTTACTAATCACCTAATTCATTGCAGTTCATACTTATTGACTCAAAGTTTAAAACCACAATCTGTAGGCTTTAAGAATTGCTTTTAAACCTTTTTAAGTGATAAACTCTGGAAGTGGTCTTAAGGTTAGCAAATAATTGTCAGTATTAAACATGGCATTATTTAAGTGGTCCTGCTGCAAGAAAGGCACTTCAGTGAATATGTGACTAGTAAAGCTTAAATATGTTTGGATCTAATAGAATTCATGAAATACTGTAACTTGGGattgtgaatgaatggataaaataggtTAAGGCCAAGATGTTTGAAATGAATGCAATATTAATAGACGCATATATACACAACATACTATGGTTAATTTTAAAACTACTGTGCCTTAACGTGTTTCTTAAAATGAAACTTTTGTAGTAAATGAACATTTGAAATCCATTTTGATAAACCTGCTgttaatgtttgttttcttttcccttgtgaATGTTTCTAACTTTGTCTTGGTAATTGCAATTTAACTAGGTGCGGTGGCTACTAAAGTTCGAAGGCACGATATGCGTGTCCATCCTTACCAAAGGATTGTGACCGCAGACCGAGGTTAGTTTAGTTCTGCAGTTCTTGTTTATAAGAAATGCGTTTGGTGTCCATAAAATTTGCAACACCACACCTGATGGAAAAATATAACTGCTTACCTGcacaccatttcttttctttttctaaatttgtcATAATTGACAGATTTAAGggttgggatttttcttttctttccttatctatctttttccttttcttttcttttctccccctcctcctgcctgtttttgtttttgtttttgttttgctcccTTCATATTTTAACTTATTAAATCCTATATTAGTATGTACTGTGATTTATTCCTACTAAAACATAAATTAGTCCATTTGGGGAGCTAGTAAATTGTGATATTGCCTTAATTATTTTTCAGTCATAATTTTTGctaaaatttaccttttaattGTTCTGAAAAATTGGGTTGGTTTTGCAAAATGAACTAAGCGGATGGTGCTTTAATGAGAGAAGTAAAGGAATATATGCCTCCTGTGTCCTTGTGGAGAAAACTGAAGATTtagtttccattttcctttttaataagatATTTGAGCCACTGTGTAAACATGAGGTTATACATGTCAAGTACTTAGCTGAAATCAACAAAGTAAGGACTGTGAAGATAACTTGATgcagttggatttttttaaaatataaatgaga contains:
- the QKI gene encoding KH domain-containing RNA-binding protein QKI isoform X9, whose amino-acid sequence is MYNDTLNGSTEKRSAELPDAVGPIVQLQEKLYVPVKEYPDFNFVGRILGPRGLTAKQLEAETGCKIMVRGKGSMRDKKKEEQNRGKPNWEHLNEDLHVLITVEDAQNRAEIKLKRAVEEVKKLLVPAAEGEDSLKKMQLMELAILNGTYRDANIKSPTAQAAPRIITGPAPVLPPAALRTPTPAGPTIMPLIRQIQTAVMPNGTPHPTAAIVPPGPEAGLIYTPYEYPYTLAPATSILEYPIEPSGVLGAVATKVRRHDMRVHPYQRIVTADRAATGN
- the QKI gene encoding KH domain-containing RNA-binding protein QKI isoform X8 — translated: MYNDTLNGSTEKRSAELPDAVGPIVQLQEKLYVPVKEYPDFNFVGRILGPRGLTAKQLEAETGCKIMVRGKGSMRDKKKEEQNRGKPNWEHLNEDLHVLITVEDAQNRAEIKLKRAVEEVKKLLVPAAEGEDSLKKMQLMELAILNGTYRDANIKSPALAFSLAATAQAAPRIITGPAPVLPPAALRTPTPAGPTIMPLIRQIQTAVMPNGTPHPTAAIVPPGPEAGLIYTPYEYPYTLAPATSILEYPIEPSGVLGAVATKVRRHDMRVHPYQRIVTADRAATGN